A segment of the Synechococcus sp. MEDNS5 genome:
CACAAGACCCTGACCTTCAACAAGCGTGAGATCCGGCACCATTGCCGATCCTTTGAAAGAAGGAGCGGGAAGCGAAAGATTGCGGAAACGGGTGAGCAGAGCCGCCGGCCCATTGGTGGTTTGCACAACACTTCCCTCGGCCTGCTGACGCTCCACGCGCGATGCAGTCGCTGCCTCAGCACTCAGTCGGCCGGACTGACGATCACGAAGACGATCCATCAGGACGGCGTCATAAGCGGCTTCGACCTTCGCGCGGGCTACAGCATCGTCTCCGCAGATCTTGAGAACGCGATCACGAGCCCGTTGAACTTCGTCAAAACTGGCATCGGATCGAATTTGCAACTGCTGATAAGGATCTTGTCCGTCGGTGTCGTCACCGGGTTTCAGCCCTGCCGCCATCGGTGGTCTCTCTGCTCAGTTAAGGCTATCGAGGAAGAAGGGCAGGCGAGTCGATCAACCGCCATCAAAAGACGATTCAGAACAGGGGAGGACCGTGGCGAAACCCTTGCTGACGTTCAAACCGATGGCGACATCCTGGAACTTCCGCGCTGAGAAGCAACTGGCGATGCTTGATCAACGGCATCTGCGGTGGCAAATGATATCCCTCAAGCACCTCCACGCGATCTCTGCAATCACGGAAGCAAACGTAATCCGTCCCTCCGTCATCACAGGGCCGAAGTAGCCAGAGGGTGTCCAAACCACACCGCACGAGAGTACGCAGTCTGGCGATTTGGACCTGCTGCCGTGAGGACCATCCGGGGATACGGACAGCCGCACCTGACGCGAGTAAAGAGTGGGTTAAGACTGAATGCAGATGAAAGAGGTTGTAATGCAAACCCTGACCCATACCCCATCCACGCGTGAAAGCCAGCCATTGGCGTTTGAACCAGGCACTTGGCCCGAGGCTGCTGCCCACGACGTCAGGACCTGGCTACAAGCCCTGATCCATGTTTGGTTCAAAGGCTGATCGGCTCGACGCCACTCACCACAGGAGCAACCGTGCTCAGCTCAAGAGCCGGGTGCTCCTCATTCAGCTGATTGAGGTTCCACTGATTCTTGAACAACAACACCGGGCGGTTCCAGGCATCGCGAACGGTTTTGCAGTTAAAGATCCGACCCACCTTCTCTAGCGCTGGCCATCCACCATTCACCCAACGGGCCACCTGGTAGCCCAGAGGTTCAAGCCTGGTCTCCACGCCGTATTCATTTTCCAAACGGTGCTGTACCACCTCAAGCTGCAGCTGACCAACGGCCGCCAAGATCGGATCGCGCTTGCTCTCATCGGTGTCGTAGAGAATCTGAACAGCGCCCTCCTCCCGCAGCTCATTCACCCCTTTGCGGAAGTTTTTGAAGGCTGAGGGATTGGGATTGCGCAGCCAGCTAAAAATCTCCGGACTGAAACAGGGAATGCCCTCGTACTCAACCTTGGGCCCCACATAGAGGGTGTCCCCAATCGAAAACATGCCTGGATTGTTAAGGCCGATCACGTCCCCGGGATAGGCGTCCTCCACCACAGCACGATCCTGACCGAAGAGCTTCTGGGGCCGGGAGAGACGGATAGAGCGGCCTGTTCGCGCATGGCGAACGGTCATGTCCTTTTCAAACCTGCCGCTGCACACCCGCACGAATGCCACACGATCGCGATGGCGTGGATCCATATTGGCCTGAAGCTTGAACACGAAGCCACTGAAATCTGGGCTCAAGGGATCAACAGGCCCGTCATGACCGAGACGAGCCACCGGTTTTTGCGCCATCTCCAAAAAAGCATTGAGGAACGGACGCACACCGAAATTGGTCATCGCAGACCCGAAGAACACCGGCGTGAGCTCACCGGCATGCACGAGCTCCAGGTCGAGCTCTGCTCCGGCAGCGTCCAGAAGTTCCATCTCCTCAACCGCCTGATCCAGGAGGTCGGACTCCACCAGATCCAGAAGTTCTGGATCATCCAGAGACAGATGACGTTCTTCTGACTGCCTTCCGCGTTCAGCGCGGCTGAACAACACCACCTCACGGGTCCTCCGATCGATCACGCCACGAAACTGTTCGCCACTTCCGATCGGCCAGTTCACTGCCCAGGGAGTCAGTTCCAGTTCTGCTTCGATTTCATCGAGAAGCGCCAGAGGCTCACGCCCCGGACGGTCCATCTTGTTGATGAAGGTGAAAATCGGAATCTGCCGCATCCGACAGACCTCGAAAAGCTTGCGCGTCTGAGGCTCCAGCCCCTTGGCCGCATCTTCAAGCATCACGGCATTGTCAGCCGCCGCCAGGGTCCGGTAGGTGTCCTCTGAAAAATCCTGGTGCCCCGGTGTATCGAGCAGATTGATGGTGTTGCCTGTGTAATCGAACTGCAGAACCGTTGAGGTGATCGAGATTCCCCGCTGCTTTTCCAACTCCATCCAGTCAGAGGTCACCTTGCGCTGCTCACCCCGAGCCTTCACAGCTCCCGCCTGCTGAATGGCACCGCCGTACAGCAGCAGTTTTTCCGTCAGGGTGGTCTTGCCGGCGTCTGGATGGGAAATGATCGCGAAATTTCTGCGACGGGCCACCGCCTCCAGGAGTTCCTTGCCGTCTTGTGGACCTGATTCCGTGCTCATGCGCTGGGCTGATCAAGACCAGACTGACAGCCCGCGATCCAGCCACTGATTTCGAGATAGCGATCCTCCAGTTCTCGAACCTGAAGGTGATCGAGTTGAGCGTCCCGCAGTTGCGCTTTCACCTCTTCAACCGTGAACGCGGCCTGAAGCGAAGCCCTGTAGTCCCTCTGGAGCACCTCCGGAGCATCTGCCACATAGCGCTCACAGAGCTGATCCACGGCCATCGCCGTGGATGGGCGCCTCAAATCTCGATGCAGAACCAGGCATTGATCGCCGGCCAGCGGGCGAAGGCAACTCCAGAGCTTCTGCGGATCATGCAGATGGTGCAGCAGGCTGTTGCTCACGATCAGAGTCGCCTGGGATTGAAGACCATGCCAGGGAAGCGGAGCCAGAACGTAACGGAGGCGCTCGCGAGCCATGCCGGCCCGACGACGGCTGGACTCTGCCGTCTCGATCATCTGAGAGGCGGCATCCACTCCGACTACCGCACAGGTTGGCCAGTGCCTGGCCAGTCGCTCACTA
Coding sequences within it:
- a CDS encoding CPP1-like family protein, coding for MAAGLKPGDDTDGQDPYQQLQIRSDASFDEVQRARDRVLKICGDDAVARAKVEAAYDAVLMDRLRDRQSGRLSAEAATASRVERQQAEGSVVQTTNGPAALLTRFRNLSLPAPSFKGSAMVPDLTLVEGQGLVVRLSLGALALLLLLFAVQTIELLLALGTIGLFISQIRRGRRPLSSLGWSVLLLILGLVVGALLSAAVAGSGLPLTVEQLQALPALLFLLAGTLLLA
- a CDS encoding peptide chain release factor 3, which translates into the protein MSTESGPQDGKELLEAVARRRNFAIISHPDAGKTTLTEKLLLYGGAIQQAGAVKARGEQRKVTSDWMELEKQRGISITSTVLQFDYTGNTINLLDTPGHQDFSEDTYRTLAAADNAVMLEDAAKGLEPQTRKLFEVCRMRQIPIFTFINKMDRPGREPLALLDEIEAELELTPWAVNWPIGSGEQFRGVIDRRTREVVLFSRAERGRQSEERHLSLDDPELLDLVESDLLDQAVEEMELLDAAGAELDLELVHAGELTPVFFGSAMTNFGVRPFLNAFLEMAQKPVARLGHDGPVDPLSPDFSGFVFKLQANMDPRHRDRVAFVRVCSGRFEKDMTVRHARTGRSIRLSRPQKLFGQDRAVVEDAYPGDVIGLNNPGMFSIGDTLYVGPKVEYEGIPCFSPEIFSWLRNPNPSAFKNFRKGVNELREEGAVQILYDTDESKRDPILAAVGQLQLEVVQHRLENEYGVETRLEPLGYQVARWVNGGWPALEKVGRIFNCKTVRDAWNRPVLLFKNQWNLNQLNEEHPALELSTVAPVVSGVEPISL
- a CDS encoding trans-aconitate 2-methyltransferase produces the protein MIPRTPEPELMNEPQQVQAYAAADFESSDQALVECIDQLLLDSGRRFVPGDCLVDLGCGPGNISERLARHWPTCAVVGVDAASQMIETAESSRRRAGMARERLRYVLAPLPWHGLQSQATLIVSNSLLHHLHDPQKLWSCLRPLAGDQCLVLHRDLRRPSTAMAVDQLCERYVADAPEVLQRDYRASLQAAFTVEEVKAQLRDAQLDHLQVRELEDRYLEISGWIAGCQSGLDQPSA